A stretch of the Sulfurimonas sp. HSL-1656 genome encodes the following:
- the rplP gene encoding 50S ribosomal protein L16 encodes MLMPKRMKFRKYMKGRNRGKARSGYKLAFGDIAIKAIEAGRINSRQIESARIAATRHIKRQGKIWIRVFPDKPLTAKPLEVRMGKGKGAIDQWVMNIKPGRIIFEMGGVEESLAREALTLAMHKLPFKTKIVTAEMDNEVY; translated from the coding sequence ATGTTGATGCCAAAAAGAATGAAATTCCGCAAGTACATGAAGGGTCGCAACCGCGGTAAAGCGCGTAGCGGCTACAAACTTGCGTTCGGCGATATCGCGATCAAGGCAATCGAAGCGGGCCGTATCAACTCCCGCCAGATCGAGTCTGCGCGTATCGCGGCAACCCGTCACATCAAGCGCCAGGGTAAGATCTGGATCCGTGTTTTCCCGGACAAGCCGCTCACAGCGAAACCGCTTGAAGTACGTATGGGTAAAGGTAAAGGTGCGATCGACCAGTGGGTTATGAACATTAAACCGGGTCGTATCATCTTCGAAATGGGTGGCGTTGAAGAGTCCCTGGCACGCGAAGCGCTGACGCTTGCGATGCACAAGCTGCCATTCAAAACGAAAATTGTAACGGCGGAGATGGACAATGAAGTATACTGA